The following proteins come from a genomic window of Flavobacterium eburneipallidum:
- the mnmE gene encoding tRNA uridine-5-carboxymethylaminomethyl(34) synthesis GTPase MnmE: protein MIHQDSIVALATPSGAGAIAIIRISGEDAITIGNTVFKSIKNKDLTQQKTHTLHLGHIIDDAKTLDEVLVSIFKGPNSYTGENTIEISCHGSTYIQQQIIQLLLRKGCRMADPGEFTLRAFLNGKLDLSQAEAVADLISSDNEASHQIAMQQMRGGFSNEIAKLREELLNFASLIELELDFAEEDVEFADRTQFHELLNRIEFVLKRLIDSFAVGNVIKNGIPVAIVGEPNVGKSTLLNALLNEERAIVSDIAGTTRDTIEDELVIGGIGFRFIDTAGIRETKDVVESIGIKKTFEKIEQAQVVLYLFESFKFQVSGSEYILEIEKVKNKYPLKPLLVVINKIDLISVEERLSISQQLETLNVKQILLSAKQKIGIDELKNQLLSFVNTGALRNNETIVTNTRHYDSLLKALDEITKVKYGLETNLSSDLMALDIREALYQFGMITGQVTNDELLGNIFANFCIGK, encoded by the coding sequence ATGATACATCAAGATTCTATTGTGGCACTCGCCACGCCTTCAGGAGCAGGAGCTATTGCTATTATTCGAATTTCGGGCGAAGATGCTATAACTATTGGAAATACTGTTTTTAAGTCCATCAAAAACAAAGATTTAACCCAGCAAAAAACACATACGCTTCATTTGGGTCATATTATTGATGATGCCAAAACGCTTGACGAAGTTTTGGTTTCTATTTTCAAAGGTCCCAATTCTTATACGGGCGAAAATACTATTGAGATTTCCTGTCACGGATCGACTTATATTCAGCAACAAATAATTCAGTTATTATTGCGAAAAGGTTGCCGAATGGCAGATCCGGGCGAATTTACCCTGCGAGCTTTCTTGAACGGAAAACTCGATTTATCACAAGCCGAAGCCGTTGCGGATTTGATTTCGTCAGATAATGAAGCTTCCCATCAAATTGCGATGCAGCAAATGCGTGGTGGTTTCTCTAACGAAATTGCTAAACTGCGGGAAGAATTATTAAATTTTGCTTCACTAATTGAACTCGAATTGGATTTTGCAGAAGAAGATGTAGAATTTGCCGACAGAACACAGTTTCACGAATTATTGAACCGAATTGAGTTTGTACTGAAACGCTTGATTGATTCTTTTGCCGTAGGAAACGTTATCAAAAACGGAATTCCTGTTGCTATTGTTGGTGAACCCAATGTAGGAAAATCGACTTTGCTGAATGCTTTGTTGAACGAAGAACGCGCCATTGTTTCGGACATTGCAGGAACCACTCGTGATACTATTGAAGATGAATTGGTTATTGGCGGCATTGGCTTTCGATTTATTGATACCGCAGGAATCCGGGAAACCAAAGATGTGGTAGAAAGCATCGGGATAAAAAAAACTTTTGAAAAAATAGAACAAGCGCAGGTGGTTTTGTATTTGTTTGAAAGTTTCAAGTTTCAGGTTTCAGGTTCAGAGTACATCCTTGAAATTGAAAAAGTAAAAAATAAATATCCTTTAAAACCTTTACTAGTTGTAATCAACAAAATAGATTTAATTTCGGTTGAAGAAAGGTTGTCGATCAGCCAACAACTTGAAACATTAAACGTGAAACAAATTTTATTAAGTGCGAAACAGAAAATTGGCATTGATGAACTCAAAAACCAACTCCTTTCCTTCGTCAACACAGGTGCTTTGCGCAATAACGAAACTATCGTGACCAACACACGCCATTATGATTCTTTATTAAAAGCCCTTGACGAAATTACAAAAGTAAAATACGGACTCGAAACCAATCTTTCCAGCGACTTGATGGCATTGGATATTCGGGAAGCTTTGTATCAGTTTGGGATGATTACGGGTCAGGTGACCAATGATGAATTGTTAGGGAATATTTTTGCTAATTTTTGTATCGGAAAATAA
- a CDS encoding AAA family ATPase encodes MMQNNLFLNRLLIYTDENQVAYNEIFHKGVNIIRGDNSSGKSTITHFIFFVLGGAFHDWVPEAKKCSVVFAEVEMNGAIFTLKREIIKDLDQNVNDKIAIYFYWGALDESLNTPIENGWFKYEYNTTENKKSFSNVIFENLDLPIVKGDNNITFHQILRLLYIDQDSPTNSLFLYEYFDTNITRETVSDLLLGVYNQELYDKKKRNVVVEKDLDALKKEIKVTETFFSDPLSLNPTHLLTSIENKQNQIYEIEEEIISIKNKNKEVLYDKKTKLEFQILNEESIAQRKKVNELEEEIKFLHYEIEDSVLFVDTLKNKIKALKNSIATRDFLGSFPLDYCPECLTVLNTTTVESSCKLCKENVDESFGVIQARKMEQEISFQIIESTQLLELNKKKIDNLSSSYSSEKIKLQQLQTQVNSALNDVKPIREEAIDKLFMDKGFVEGEIIQLRTFLENAELYQKLAERKNELEKEHKYLKGYIYNTEQEQMQLKEAVNSKIEKQALFLLNNDLERQEDFKEAKEFHIDYRNNIAFIADKNARYSASSNFYLKTAARFAIFLASLSIEKMRYPRFIFSDNMEDKGIEPKRAQNFQRILIDKVEEYDSNSFQMIYTTSYISDELNNTAYCVGEYYTKANPSLKNIRRN; translated from the coding sequence ATGATGCAAAATAATCTTTTTTTAAATAGGCTTCTTATCTATACAGATGAGAATCAAGTTGCCTATAATGAAATATTTCACAAGGGTGTAAATATAATCAGAGGAGATAATAGTAGTGGAAAATCAACAATAACTCATTTTATATTTTTTGTCTTGGGAGGAGCTTTTCATGACTGGGTTCCAGAAGCAAAAAAATGTTCGGTTGTATTTGCTGAAGTAGAAATGAATGGTGCGATTTTTACTTTGAAAAGAGAGATCATAAAAGATTTAGATCAGAACGTAAATGACAAAATTGCAATTTATTTTTATTGGGGGGCTTTAGATGAAAGTTTAAATACTCCCATTGAAAATGGATGGTTTAAATATGAATATAATACAACTGAAAATAAAAAGAGTTTTTCGAATGTGATTTTTGAAAATTTAGATTTACCAATTGTAAAAGGTGATAATAATATTACATTCCATCAAATATTAAGACTTCTATATATTGATCAAGATTCGCCGACAAACTCATTATTTCTTTATGAATACTTTGATACCAATATTACACGTGAAACAGTTTCAGACCTTTTACTCGGGGTATATAATCAAGAACTTTATGATAAAAAGAAACGGAATGTTGTAGTAGAAAAGGATTTAGATGCTCTTAAAAAAGAAATTAAGGTTACTGAAACTTTTTTTTCAGATCCTTTATCTCTAAATCCAACACATTTGCTAACAAGTATTGAAAATAAGCAAAATCAAATCTATGAAATTGAGGAAGAAATAATCTCTATAAAAAACAAGAATAAAGAAGTTTTATACGATAAAAAAACAAAACTTGAATTTCAAATTTTAAATGAGGAGTCCATTGCGCAAAGAAAAAAAGTCAATGAACTTGAAGAGGAAATAAAATTTTTACATTATGAAATTGAAGATTCGGTTCTTTTTGTCGATACTTTAAAAAATAAAATTAAGGCTTTAAAAAATTCTATTGCCACGAGAGATTTTTTAGGCAGTTTTCCATTAGATTACTGTCCTGAATGCCTAACAGTATTGAATACAACAACAGTTGAATCATCTTGTAAACTTTGTAAAGAAAATGTAGATGAAAGTTTTGGTGTAATTCAAGCTCGAAAAATGGAACAGGAAATTAGCTTTCAAATCATAGAATCAACACAATTATTAGAATTAAATAAAAAAAAAATAGATAATTTATCCTCAAGTTATAGTTCTGAAAAAATTAAACTTCAACAATTGCAAACACAAGTAAATTCTGCATTGAATGATGTAAAACCGATTAGAGAAGAAGCTATTGATAAACTTTTTATGGATAAAGGTTTTGTGGAAGGTGAAATTATTCAGCTCAGAACCTTTCTTGAGAATGCAGAACTCTATCAAAAATTAGCAGAAAGAAAAAATGAGTTGGAAAAAGAGCATAAATATCTGAAAGGTTATATATACAATACTGAACAAGAGCAAATGCAGTTGAAGGAAGCGGTGAATTCAAAAATTGAAAAGCAAGCTTTGTTTTTACTTAATAATGATTTGGAGAGGCAAGAAGATTTCAAAGAGGCAAAAGAGTTTCATATTGATTATAGAAATAATATAGCATTTATTGCCGACAAAAATGCTAGATATTCTGCTAGTTCCAATTTTTATTTAAAGACAGCTGCACGATTCGCAATTTTTTTAGCATCGCTTTCAATTGAAAAAATGCGATATCCAAGATTTATCTTTAGTGATAATATGGAAGATAAAGGGATAGAACCTAAAAGAGCACAAAATTTCCAAAGAATACTAATTGATAAGGTAGAGGAATATGATTCAAATTCATTTCAGATGATTTATACCACATCGTATATTTCAGACGAATTGAATAATACCGCATATTGTGTTGGGGAATATTATACCAAAGCCAACCCCAGTTTAAAAAATATAAGGAGAAACTAA
- a CDS encoding helix-turn-helix domain-containing protein, which translates to MEKFEQDNKFLEKDLTLVKLSAAFNSNTKYLSKIIYHYRDKGFVDYMNALKVDYLICLLKNDKKIRNYTNKALAKEAGFSTTQHFVTAFLTKTSMPPFYFVEELKKGQS; encoded by the coding sequence TTGGAAAAATTTGAACAGGACAACAAGTTTTTGGAGAAAGATTTAACATTAGTCAAACTATCTGCTGCGTTTAATTCCAACACCAAATACCTGTCTAAAATAATATACCATTACAGAGACAAAGGATTTGTGGATTATATGAATGCCCTTAAAGTGGATTACCTTATCTGTTTATTGAAAAATGACAAAAAAATAAGGAATTATACCAATAAAGCTTTGGCTAAAGAAGCCGGGTTTAGTACGACCCAACATTTTGTGACTGCTTTTTTAACCAAGACCAGTATGCCTCCCTTCTATTTTGTTGAAGAATTGAAAAAAGGACAGTCTTAA
- a CDS encoding nucleoid-associated protein — MELKKIVLHHIDKELKEKATLNCSTKLIKKNATVSEFVDKLIKVYGAKNPSQGTFEEDEVNFPFQTKAKKYIEDDDFLKLTVESMDILKSKMDINTTTGGYVIFVHYKQNNVDFLITAMMDKSAHYTNTDDLGIEKLMALDIEKMARANRLNFEKWKNKEGRYLTFIKGTRTVSQYFIKFIGATDISSAKENFDKLKDAVKKYSVSAKFPMAKQNKVREAISEYVEKCFVQKRDVEIESIAAIIDSEEPTAFLGFIEDNEIEISGAIGVHSRSDFYSFTRNSIKEDGYHLVFEKELIKKEKITRDGNSIIIHDVPEEKLNSMFEDTQTN, encoded by the coding sequence ATGGAACTAAAAAAAATTGTACTGCATCATATTGATAAAGAACTAAAAGAAAAAGCAACTTTAAATTGCTCTACAAAGCTCATCAAGAAAAATGCTACAGTAAGCGAATTTGTAGACAAATTAATAAAAGTATATGGTGCTAAAAACCCATCTCAAGGTACTTTTGAAGAAGATGAAGTAAACTTTCCTTTTCAAACAAAAGCTAAGAAATATATTGAAGATGATGATTTTTTAAAATTGACTGTGGAATCAATGGATATTCTAAAATCAAAAATGGATATAAATACGACTACTGGAGGATATGTAATCTTTGTTCATTACAAACAAAATAATGTCGACTTTTTAATAACCGCCATGATGGATAAATCTGCCCATTATACTAATACTGATGATTTGGGTATAGAAAAACTAATGGCTCTTGATATAGAAAAGATGGCAAGGGCAAATAGGCTTAATTTTGAAAAATGGAAAAATAAAGAAGGTAGATATTTGACATTTATAAAAGGAACGCGCACAGTTTCTCAATATTTCATCAAGTTTATAGGTGCTACTGATATTTCTTCTGCAAAAGAAAACTTTGATAAGTTGAAAGATGCAGTTAAAAAATATTCTGTTTCTGCAAAATTTCCTATGGCCAAGCAAAATAAAGTTAGAGAAGCCATTTCGGAATATGTAGAGAAGTGTTTTGTGCAAAAAAGAGACGTTGAAATTGAATCAATTGCTGCTATCATTGATAGTGAGGAGCCAACGGCATTTTTAGGTTTTATAGAAGATAATGAAATTGAAATTAGTGGAGCAATAGGAGTTCATTCCAGATCTGATTTTTATTCTTTTACTAGAAATAGTATTAAAGAAGATGGATATCATTTAGTTTTTGAAAAGGAACTTATAAAGAAAGAGAAAATTACTCGCGATGGTAACAGCATAATAATTCATGATGTGCCTGAAGAAAAATTAAATAGTATGTTTGAAGATACCCAAACAAATTGA
- a CDS encoding ABC-three component system middle component 5 has translation MIVYNQAFDLYHAVYRMLQLLTHFNKNEYVEVDRLRIWDFYLLFPNKIHEVRLKREERDIREILKNYISKKENPYEMILENRKMFERIRPYQISALHCLASYGIIDKELLKDNRVSIISKELLQDYTNKFEELTPKERNLISILTSHFYNMSMFGVDGLKDRTKLMVSKYDAK, from the coding sequence ATGATAGTATATAATCAGGCATTTGACTTATATCATGCAGTTTATAGAATGCTGCAACTGCTCACACATTTTAATAAGAATGAATATGTAGAAGTTGATAGATTAAGAATTTGGGATTTTTATTTATTATTTCCGAATAAGATTCATGAAGTAAGATTGAAAAGAGAAGAAAGAGATATTCGTGAAATTTTGAAAAACTATATATCAAAAAAGGAAAACCCTTATGAAATGATTCTAGAAAACAGGAAGATGTTTGAAAGAATTCGTCCATATCAAATTTCTGCTCTCCACTGTTTGGCTTCCTATGGAATAATAGATAAAGAATTACTAAAAGATAATAGAGTTTCGATAATTTCAAAAGAATTATTGCAGGATTACACAAATAAATTTGAGGAATTAACTCCAAAAGAAAGAAACTTAATTTCTATTTTAACATCTCATTTTTATAATATGTCAATGTTTGGAGTTGATGGATTAAAAGATAGAACTAAATTAATGGTAAGTAAATATGATGCAAAATAA
- a CDS encoding helix-turn-helix domain-containing protein produces MSSKIEVIRICEHCKKQFTARTTRTRYCSPICNSRGYKALVRKGKAEKSNNETVQLLNTDLEKIKPLEFLKITQASLLFGISRSTIYRLVNNGYLDIGKFGKRTVIRRCDLEAFFAIPIQDVTLKTGQQFPGFDNCYTITQIQQKYNISSGALYLLIQRQGIVKYSVGKFTCVAKQDIDIIFNAAGR; encoded by the coding sequence ATGAGTTCTAAAATTGAGGTTATCAGAATTTGTGAGCACTGCAAAAAACAGTTCACAGCCAGAACAACACGAACGCGATATTGTTCCCCCATTTGCAACAGTCGAGGCTATAAAGCACTGGTGCGTAAAGGAAAAGCAGAAAAAAGCAATAACGAAACCGTTCAGCTTTTAAACACAGATTTGGAAAAAATAAAGCCGCTTGAGTTTCTAAAAATTACTCAAGCCAGCCTTCTTTTCGGGATCAGCAGGAGTACTATTTACAGGTTAGTTAACAATGGCTATCTGGACATCGGGAAGTTTGGCAAACGAACAGTTATTCGCAGATGCGACCTTGAAGCTTTCTTTGCTATTCCCATTCAGGATGTAACTTTGAAAACTGGACAGCAATTTCCTGGCTTTGACAATTGCTATACTATCACGCAAATTCAGCAGAAGTATAATATTTCTTCGGGAGCACTCTATCTATTGATTCAACGGCAGGGTATAGTAAAATATTCCGTTGGAAAATTCACCTGTGTAGCCAAACAGGATATTGATATAATTTTTAATGCTGCGGGAAGATGA
- a CDS encoding nucleotidyl transferase AbiEii/AbiGii toxin family protein has translation MNLHLDKDNFEGAIVATAEHFKIPEIFIEKDYWVTYALHQLFHSEVKDLIVFKGGTSLSKCYKVIERFSEDIDMVIVKTATDTGNDLKRKLKAVTDVVDNSILEVVINDPTAKKLGSLRKIVYSYPKVGMQGNFGQVREHITLEVSHLGNFEPNNTKSVCTFIADYIKTTPNLELINQFGLEDFEVKTLAIERTFCEKVISLVRFSYTENPLDDLSKKVRHTYDLYHLMQLETIQKFVNSKEFDIMLLQVGKDDDKAIPNDKNWLYHHPKEALIFSKTSIVWNVLKKVYATSFKELVTGTLPSENAVFETLVFLSNRIHKMEWDIKK, from the coding sequence ATGAATTTACATTTAGACAAAGACAATTTTGAAGGTGCAATTGTTGCCACCGCAGAACATTTTAAAATTCCTGAAATTTTCATAGAGAAAGATTATTGGGTTACTTATGCTTTGCATCAATTGTTTCATTCTGAAGTAAAGGATTTAATTGTTTTTAAAGGAGGTACTTCTTTATCTAAATGCTATAAAGTTATTGAACGATTTTCTGAAGATATAGATATGGTTATTGTGAAAACAGCTACTGATACAGGAAATGATTTAAAGAGAAAATTGAAAGCAGTTACTGATGTAGTCGATAACTCTATTCTTGAAGTTGTAATCAATGATCCTACCGCTAAAAAGTTGGGAAGTTTAAGAAAAATCGTTTATTCTTACCCAAAAGTTGGAATGCAGGGAAACTTTGGGCAGGTTAGAGAACATATTACTTTAGAGGTTTCCCATCTTGGTAATTTTGAGCCTAATAATACAAAATCGGTTTGTACTTTCATTGCAGATTACATAAAAACTACACCTAATTTAGAATTAATCAACCAATTTGGATTAGAAGATTTCGAAGTAAAGACACTTGCCATTGAGCGTACATTTTGCGAGAAGGTAATTAGTCTGGTTCGTTTTTCTTATACTGAAAATCCATTAGATGATTTATCAAAAAAAGTCCGTCATACTTATGATCTATACCATTTAATGCAACTTGAAACAATACAAAAATTTGTAAACTCCAAGGAGTTTGACATCATGTTATTGCAAGTTGGTAAAGATGATGACAAGGCCATTCCCAATGATAAAAACTGGTTGTATCACCATCCTAAAGAAGCTCTAATTTTTAGTAAAACCTCTATTGTTTGGAATGTATTGAAGAAAGTTTACGCCACTTCTTTTAAAGAATTGGTAACTGGTACACTTCCCAGTGAAAATGCTGTTTTTGAAACTTTAGTATTTCTTTCTAACCGTATTCATAAAATGGAGTGGGATATTAAGAAATAG
- a CDS encoding DUF3892 domain-containing protein: MATSHEIRCINKSDRTNIHERIVNIGGINEDRTRWKISQSDAIAAIEANKWQFYVGQGVNKVDVIISESAAGYKYLKTKNDTTTSNNLLNLPECP; the protein is encoded by the coding sequence ATGGCAACATCACATGAAATCAGATGCATAAACAAATCTGACAGGACAAACATTCACGAAAGGATTGTGAATATCGGAGGTATCAATGAAGATCGCACACGTTGGAAAATTAGCCAAAGTGATGCTATTGCGGCGATTGAGGCTAACAAATGGCAATTTTATGTCGGGCAGGGTGTAAACAAGGTAGATGTCATTATTTCAGAAAGTGCTGCTGGTTATAAATACTTGAAAACTAAAAATGATACGACTACATCTAACAATCTTTTGAATCTTCCTGAATGTCCATAA
- a CDS encoding universal stress protein, with the protein MKKILFPTDFSEAANNAFIHALEFAKNVNGELLLLHTFELPIYDDHFFPENYASIYSSIELANFERFKEEVPKLKAIAAKRNLQDIVINHRLMDGDLLYNIKSVVANDKIDFVIMGTNGNSDWSSYFLGSNTESVISGVEVPILCVPVDAAFKKIRAIGFTTRYREKDKMELRKVLKIAKKTNAKVRSLYVKTTNSDVLETTIKEWEKEFANENVEFLILPSDEVKETILDFVLYKDIDILAMITHKRSFFESLFDASFTKKITKEVSVPILVMHEN; encoded by the coding sequence ATGAAAAAGATATTATTCCCCACCGATTTTTCTGAAGCAGCCAACAATGCTTTTATCCACGCTTTAGAATTTGCCAAAAATGTGAATGGCGAACTTCTTTTACTTCACACATTTGAATTGCCCATTTACGACGATCATTTTTTTCCTGAAAATTATGCTTCCATTTACAGTTCTATAGAATTAGCTAATTTTGAACGATTCAAAGAAGAAGTTCCAAAACTGAAAGCCATTGCTGCAAAACGAAATTTGCAAGATATCGTCATCAATCACCGCTTGATGGATGGCGATTTGTTGTACAATATCAAGTCAGTGGTTGCTAATGATAAAATCGATTTTGTAATTATGGGAACTAATGGAAATTCCGATTGGAGTAGCTATTTCTTGGGATCTAATACAGAGTCGGTTATTTCAGGAGTTGAAGTTCCTATTTTGTGCGTTCCTGTAGATGCTGCGTTTAAGAAAATAAGAGCCATTGGTTTCACTACTCGTTACCGTGAAAAAGACAAAATGGAACTTCGCAAAGTTTTGAAAATAGCCAAGAAAACCAATGCTAAAGTACGCAGTTTGTATGTGAAAACTACTAATTCTGATGTTTTAGAAACTACTATCAAGGAATGGGAAAAAGAATTTGCGAATGAAAATGTCGAATTTTTAATCTTGCCAAGCGATGAGGTTAAAGAAACCATTTTAGATTTTGTACTTTATAAAGACATTGATATTCTTGCCATGATAACCCACAAACGTTCCTTCTTTGAAAGCCTTTTTGACGCCAGTTTTACCAAAAAAATTACCAAAGAAGTTTCTGTTCCAATTTTGGTCATGCACGAAAACTAA
- a CDS encoding ABC-three component system protein — translation MQKITNDSVDRQINVAENSGNIYMSKKSKYTRLFEKLNIEVSSNKERFAKVLQEMERYLTKKDSIGLKQKLIDGGFSKRQIIRALERKQLYWKKYEKYKNYEFAQRIHIDLLAKIIIDFETHVEPLIIAEQDQQIVLECIYENVVKPMLTLLNDEGAEDEVLYLNSEEVYGMIFFLTGKCHLNWKDYDSI, via the coding sequence ATGCAAAAAATCACAAATGATTCTGTTGATAGGCAAATAAATGTAGCTGAGAATAGTGGTAATATTTATATGTCAAAGAAAAGTAAATATACACGCTTATTTGAGAAATTAAATATAGAGGTTTCTTCGAATAAGGAAAGGTTTGCCAAAGTACTTCAAGAAATGGAGCGCTATTTAACCAAAAAAGATAGTATTGGATTAAAGCAAAAACTTATTGATGGTGGTTTTTCAAAAAGACAAATCATTAGAGCTCTTGAAAGGAAGCAACTGTATTGGAAAAAATATGAGAAATACAAAAATTATGAATTTGCCCAAAGGATTCATATAGATCTTCTTGCAAAAATTATAATTGATTTTGAAACACATGTCGAGCCTTTAATAATTGCTGAACAAGATCAACAAATTGTTCTAGAATGTATTTATGAAAATGTTGTAAAACCGATGCTAACATTACTAAACGATGAAGGAGCAGAGGATGAGGTACTATATTTAAATAGTGAAGAAGTTTATGGAATGATTTTTTTTCTAACTGGCAAATGCCATCTAAACTGGAAAGATTATGATAGTATATAA
- a CDS encoding DUF6088 family protein, whose product MKVTDKIVAKIKRIDTGDVFGYDTLGLTSDEIIAGSKALSRLVDKGIIRRARKGYYYKPKVSAFGEQKPREDVLLSLYLFEKNKQVAYVTGTRLYNRLGLTTQVPSSIRIASLEKQVKGKVGNMVIKPAKSYVKVTFDNIKYLEVLDVMKDLNTIPDLQKSDGLVYLKKVIYDFDAPEIKKLVTYGVAYPPKVRALLGALLEAMNTNITAYEVLKKSINPSSSYEYGINSTLLATANSWNIV is encoded by the coding sequence ATGAAAGTAACAGATAAAATAGTAGCTAAAATTAAACGAATAGATACTGGTGATGTATTCGGATATGATACTCTTGGATTAACTTCAGATGAAATTATTGCTGGTTCTAAAGCATTAAGCAGATTAGTTGATAAAGGTATTATTAGAAGAGCCCGAAAAGGGTATTACTATAAGCCAAAAGTTTCTGCATTTGGTGAGCAAAAACCTAGAGAAGATGTTTTGCTATCTCTATATCTATTTGAAAAGAATAAGCAAGTTGCTTATGTTACCGGAACTCGATTGTATAATAGATTGGGCTTAACAACACAAGTTCCAAGTTCCATACGTATTGCTTCGTTAGAAAAGCAAGTGAAAGGTAAAGTGGGCAATATGGTCATTAAACCAGCCAAAAGTTATGTGAAAGTTACTTTTGATAATATCAAATATTTAGAAGTTTTAGATGTTATGAAAGATTTGAACACGATTCCAGATTTACAAAAAAGTGATGGACTTGTTTATTTAAAAAAAGTAATTTATGATTTTGACGCTCCTGAAATAAAAAAACTAGTTACTTATGGGGTTGCTTATCCACCGAAAGTTAGGGCTTTACTTGGAGCACTTTTAGAAGCCATGAATACAAATATCACTGCTTATGAAGTCTTGAAAAAATCAATTAATCCGTCTAGCAGTTATGAATATGGTATTAATTCTACATTACTTGCTACTGCTAACTCTTGGAATATCGTATAA
- a CDS encoding tyrosine-type recombinase/integrase, translating into MKKINVTLRKRTLPSGKITLYLDFFPPIYNTKTREFSRREYLGLYLVSKPKNNIDKALNSENLHKAEMICANRLNELNKQQIYTPFEQERLRLQEIGEKSFLEYLKQTAEIKTGNNAEIWKYAIIHFEKFLKNEDILMQEIDVTIIEDFREYILKAKCLKKKDQFLAQNTALSYFNKIKATLRKAYKKGLLQTDINAAVDSIKEQESQRNFLTMEEASSLFRTPCKKEIVKRVCMFSLLTGIRYSDIAKLTWEEVQYSKSEGYYIRFKQQKTDRPVTLPISQEAFECLGEKETQYKQVFYNLKKWDVYRLLPIWVKDASIEKHITFHCFRHTYATLQMAAGTDIFTVSKMLGHKNIKTTQIYTKIIDEKKRETTNKISFK; encoded by the coding sequence ATGAAAAAGATAAATGTTACGTTAAGAAAAAGGACGCTGCCAAGTGGAAAGATTACATTATACCTTGATTTTTTTCCTCCAATCTATAACACTAAAACTCGTGAATTTTCGCGAAGAGAATATTTAGGTTTATATCTGGTTTCAAAACCAAAAAATAATATTGATAAAGCACTGAATTCAGAAAATTTGCACAAGGCCGAGATGATTTGTGCAAATAGGCTTAATGAATTAAACAAACAGCAAATCTATACACCATTTGAACAAGAGCGGCTACGTCTGCAGGAAATAGGAGAAAAATCATTTCTAGAGTATCTAAAACAGACAGCAGAAATCAAGACTGGCAATAACGCTGAAATCTGGAAATATGCAATTATCCACTTCGAAAAGTTTCTTAAGAACGAAGACATATTAATGCAGGAGATAGATGTTACAATTATTGAAGACTTCAGAGAATACATTTTGAAGGCAAAATGTTTAAAGAAAAAAGACCAGTTTTTGGCTCAAAACACTGCATTATCCTATTTTAACAAGATCAAGGCCACCCTTCGAAAAGCTTATAAGAAAGGATTACTGCAAACTGATATTAATGCTGCGGTTGATAGCATTAAGGAACAGGAGTCCCAAAGAAATTTCCTAACTATGGAAGAAGCTTCAAGTTTGTTTAGGACACCATGTAAAAAAGAGATTGTCAAACGCGTCTGCATGTTTTCTTTGCTAACAGGGATTCGTTATTCCGATATTGCAAAACTTACATGGGAAGAAGTGCAGTATAGTAAAAGTGAAGGATATTATATAAGATTTAAGCAACAAAAAACTGATAGACCAGTAACCCTTCCTATTTCTCAAGAAGCGTTCGAGTGTTTAGGTGAAAAAGAGACACAATATAAGCAAGTCTTTTATAATTTAAAAAAATGGGACGTATACCGTTTGCTGCCTATTTGGGTTAAAGACGCATCAATTGAAAAACATATTACTTTTCACTGCTTTCGGCATACGTATGCGACATTGCAGATGGCTGCTGGTACCGACATTTTTACAGTATCTAAAATGTTAGGTCATAAAAACATAAAGACAACGCAGATATATACTAAAATCATCGACGAGAAAAAAAGAGAAACAACTAATAAAATTTCGTTTAAATAA